A genomic window from Candidatus Eisenbacteria bacterium includes:
- a CDS encoding glycosyltransferase family 39 protein has protein sequence MRVSWIAIAALGVGVRLLFLLLAPHIEPHADESTYLYLAACWNRFGVYSDWVRFLWPPGYPFFLSLFLRAAGGGGVLAAKAVQVLLSGVIGASVYRLGLRFFDRRAARAALWVWALYPPLIGYTHTLWPETLFLALFFSAFALIAGPNVAPAPGARGDVRLLLGGFLFGGALLVKEGALPLVAVILLWLFLREGAGRRGAGARGAALTALAVLVVILPWTIRNHSVYGRWQPVGATLGMNCYVGLNGTYRNLDYPSDMIADMVRANRRVAGPFLGSPPPAWKRSEAMNIIDRSREDTAAGIRFARANPGYVLRSRVKRIADYLSPTSNPVRHYALRLYPGILSAGPVRRAFVLFALFASAAVTALAVPGIFHAVRRRDGWILALLPAALFLTAGLLVGASRFRVPVLPVLIVLAGRTLAGGEGRLRAAERWTIAAAWAALLFFWVLNSAELLVLLRRVW, from the coding sequence TTGCGTGTTTCCTGGATCGCGATCGCGGCGCTCGGCGTGGGGGTGCGGCTCCTCTTCCTCCTCCTCGCCCCCCATATCGAGCCCCACGCCGACGAGTCCACCTATCTCTATCTGGCGGCCTGCTGGAACCGCTTCGGCGTCTACTCCGATTGGGTCCGCTTTCTCTGGCCGCCCGGATATCCCTTCTTTCTCTCGCTCTTTCTCCGCGCCGCCGGTGGGGGCGGCGTCCTCGCGGCCAAGGCGGTCCAGGTTCTTCTCTCCGGCGTGATCGGCGCATCGGTTTATCGGTTGGGTCTCCGGTTCTTCGATCGCCGCGCCGCCCGCGCCGCCCTCTGGGTTTGGGCGCTCTATCCGCCCCTCATCGGCTACACCCACACCCTCTGGCCGGAGACGCTCTTCCTCGCTCTCTTCTTCTCCGCCTTCGCCCTGATCGCCGGCCCGAACGTCGCGCCCGCGCCGGGCGCGCGGGGGGACGTCCGGCTCCTTCTCGGCGGTTTCCTTTTCGGCGGCGCGCTCCTCGTAAAAGAAGGGGCGCTCCCCCTCGTCGCGGTGATCCTGCTCTGGCTTTTTCTCCGGGAAGGCGCGGGAAGACGCGGCGCCGGCGCCCGCGGCGCGGCGCTCACCGCGCTCGCCGTTCTCGTCGTGATCCTCCCCTGGACGATCCGCAATCACTCCGTCTACGGGAGGTGGCAGCCGGTCGGCGCCACTCTCGGCATGAATTGCTACGTCGGACTGAACGGCACGTATCGCAACCTGGATTATCCGTCGGACATGATCGCCGACATGGTCCGCGCCAACCGGCGCGTCGCGGGCCCCTTCCTCGGCTCGCCCCCTCCCGCGTGGAAGCGCTCCGAAGCGATGAACATCATCGACCGATCCCGGGAGGACACGGCCGCCGGGATCCGATTCGCCCGGGCGAACCCGGGTTACGTGCTCCGCTCCCGAGTCAAACGGATCGCCGACTATCTCTCCCCGACGTCCAATCCGGTGCGCCACTACGCGCTCCGCCTGTACCCCGGCATCCTGAGCGCCGGGCCGGTGCGCCGCGCCTTCGTCCTTTTCGCGCTCTTCGCCTCCGCCGCCGTGACGGCTCTTGCCGTCCCCGGGATCTTCCACGCCGTCCGGCGGCGGGACGGGTGGATTCTCGCGCTCCTTCCGGCGGCGCTCTTTCTCACCGCCGGTCTTCTCGTCGGCGCGTCCCGTTTCCGCGTGCCCGTGCTGCCGGTCCTGATCGTGCTCGCCGGGCGGACCCTCGCGGGAGGGGAGGGGCGCCTCCGTGCGGCGGAGCGGTGGACGATCGCAGCGGCATGGGCGGCGCTCCTCTTCTTCTGGGTCCTGAACTCCGCGGAGCTTTTAGTCCTGCTCCGGAGGGTTTGGTAG
- a CDS encoding PAS domain-containing protein encodes MRWVFLQGAALLILAVGTTWLLQRGESMEESKRLTSKSHSLAQLLAQAAGPDYSAGDSARLLRVLECATRGGDLRAAAIVDDTGLIVAHTDVSLAGSSLGTPLPIGPIGERESALLSMELFGESGGRVILHPLLGAEGVEGTAALLLPDPDSTGLSADWVRMLLPAGLLLLAFTLVTQGTIRWAMRPASDFMNRLAGALECEEKNAAAEDENETGDESGIMDMTVTRVTALTRVKDELIIKSRLLNYEKKRMEMILDAFPDGLIVTDLLKNVVLVNRRALNYLGINDDGAGVRELEGHPEFRRLVREAEKTGRTVLPVEKGARERNILFSRIPLAAGERTAGTLYTMRDVTAQEASQRAQAEFLSQVTHELKAPLNTVITFVEELAEGEDLTPEERKDFCNTLNAETTRMAQLISNLLQLSRIQMGNLSVRFSFIKPAALLKEQSESLRRQAEGKAQRFTVRVPEYLPALAGDKDLLGVAINNLISNAIKYTPEGGEITVSAQEGDGAIEVEVQDTGFGIPEGALDKIWERFYRSEQEEVRKLNGSGLGLSLVKEIVEAHEGEITVESEVGAGTRFRFRLPIKEAGARLDVVETMT; translated from the coding sequence ATGCGATGGGTGTTCCTGCAAGGAGCGGCGCTTCTCATTCTCGCCGTGGGAACGACCTGGCTGTTGCAGCGAGGGGAGAGCATGGAGGAGTCGAAGAGGCTCACCTCCAAGAGCCACTCGCTGGCGCAACTGCTGGCGCAGGCCGCGGGGCCGGACTACTCCGCCGGTGACTCGGCGCGGCTCCTTCGCGTGCTCGAATGCGCCACCCGTGGCGGGGACCTGCGCGCCGCCGCGATCGTGGACGACACGGGGCTTATCGTCGCGCACACCGATGTCTCTCTCGCCGGGTCCTCGCTCGGCACACCGCTCCCGATCGGCCCGATCGGCGAGCGGGAGAGCGCCCTTCTGTCGATGGAACTCTTCGGCGAAAGCGGCGGGCGGGTGATCCTGCATCCGCTTCTCGGGGCGGAGGGCGTCGAGGGAACGGCGGCACTCCTGTTGCCCGATCCGGATTCGACCGGCCTCTCCGCCGACTGGGTCCGCATGCTTCTTCCCGCCGGCCTCCTGCTGCTCGCCTTCACTCTGGTCACCCAGGGGACCATCCGCTGGGCGATGCGCCCCGCCTCGGATTTTATGAACCGCCTCGCCGGCGCGCTCGAGTGCGAGGAGAAGAACGCCGCCGCGGAGGACGAAAACGAGACGGGCGACGAGTCGGGGATCATGGACATGACCGTCACGCGAGTCACGGCGCTTACCCGCGTCAAGGACGAGCTGATCATCAAGTCCCGGCTCCTCAACTACGAGAAGAAACGGATGGAGATGATCCTCGACGCCTTCCCGGACGGCCTGATCGTCACCGATCTGTTGAAGAACGTGGTGCTCGTCAATCGCCGGGCGTTGAACTATTTGGGTATTAACGACGACGGAGCGGGCGTGCGGGAATTGGAGGGCCATCCCGAGTTCCGGCGGCTCGTGCGCGAGGCCGAGAAGACCGGCCGGACCGTCCTTCCCGTCGAGAAGGGGGCGCGGGAGAGGAATATCCTCTTCAGCCGGATCCCTCTCGCCGCGGGCGAACGGACGGCGGGAACGCTCTACACGATGCGGGACGTCACCGCCCAGGAAGCCTCCCAGCGGGCCCAAGCGGAGTTTCTCTCTCAGGTGACCCACGAGCTGAAAGCGCCTTTGAACACGGTGATCACCTTCGTCGAGGAACTGGCCGAGGGGGAGGATCTCACGCCGGAGGAGCGGAAGGATTTCTGCAACACGCTGAACGCCGAGACGACGCGGATGGCGCAGCTCATCTCCAACCTGCTCCAGCTTTCGCGGATCCAGATGGGGAACCTGTCGGTCCGATTCTCCTTCATCAAGCCCGCGGCGCTGCTGAAGGAGCAGTCCGAGTCGCTCCGGCGCCAGGCGGAGGGGAAGGCGCAACGCTTCACCGTCCGAGTGCCAGAGTACCTCCCGGCCCTCGCCGGCGACAAGGACCTCCTCGGCGTGGCGATCAACAACCTGATCTCCAACGCGATCAAGTACACGCCCGAGGGGGGGGAGATCACGGTCAGCGCACAAGAAGGGGACGGCGCGATCGAGGTGGAGGTGCAGGACACCGGCTTCGGCATTCCCGAGGGGGCGCTGGACAAGATCTGGGAGCGTTTTTACCGGTCGGAACAGGAAGAGGTGCGCAAGCTGAACGGTTCCGGCTTGGGCCTTTCGCTGGTCAAGGAGATCGTGGAAGCCCACGAGGGCGAAATCACCGTGGAGAGCGAAGTCGGGGCCGGCACCCGGTTCCGTTTTCGACTTCCCATCAAGGAAGCCGGCGCCCGCCTGGACGTCGTGGAGACCATGACCTAG
- a CDS encoding response regulator, with the protein MENLRAFIVDDDSSVRRILVRNFERAGFTVATASNGQEALEKIRRDELYDILISDLHMPRMDGRRLCEALAEEKTHLPEFIFIVTSRAHEDERSWVERFDNIQLVEKPVGPRHLLRLVRRRLMVGVAGE; encoded by the coding sequence GTGGAGAACTTGCGGGCGTTCATCGTGGACGATGACTCCAGCGTACGGCGGATCCTGGTGCGCAACTTCGAACGGGCCGGATTCACGGTCGCCACGGCCTCCAACGGCCAGGAGGCGCTGGAGAAAATACGCCGCGACGAACTCTACGACATCCTGATCAGCGATCTCCACATGCCGAGGATGGACGGCCGGCGGCTCTGCGAAGCCCTCGCCGAGGAAAAAACCCACCTCCCGGAGTTCATCTTCATCGTCACTTCGCGCGCCCATGAGGACGAGCGGTCCTGGGTCGAGCGTTTCGACAACATACAGCTCGTGGAGAAACCGGTCGGACCCCGGCATCTGCTGCGTCTGGTACGGCGGCGGTTGATGGTGGGAGTCGCGGGCGAGTGA
- a CDS encoding HD-GYP domain-containing protein encodes MTDPKRDDFAGFIREGCADLFSRLSEAVDVPLAVLDADGDVILSFPRGGAGTPAAAGAPGSVATIDGGEGTLGSVVTRENRKRLAPFLDSLAGVVGERYGLEREIQRMTDDLAQSYDQVDLLYRFARVIRPNDSFEGNARRLLEETADILENRLLVQYFPREDVLSWSAGPGLILPECLLWLTDNPNVLKKIYADLARDVKPGDAERNVRFRNLVDSPYGRVEYVLIPLWVQSEVAGYAGLFRTLSESELETGEIRLLEGLVAELSNTATTRELYMELRQLLFNVVRSLVNTIEAKDEYTRGHSERVFRISLLIGNRLGFPAPRIQDLSWAALLHDVGKIAINDKVLLKPGRLTDEEYEIVKTHPGAGVRMLEPIAQLSNILPGIRHHHERYDGRGYPDGLAGEKIPLDGRIIAVADTYDAITTARPYRPAGSHEKAVDIIRSVAGTQLDPEMVRVFLELAADGAVESPEPGGAQPVPIGGIHEG; translated from the coding sequence ATGACGGATCCGAAGCGCGACGATTTCGCGGGATTCATCCGTGAAGGTTGCGCCGATCTGTTCAGCCGTCTGTCGGAAGCCGTCGACGTTCCGCTCGCGGTGCTGGACGCCGACGGCGACGTGATCCTGTCCTTCCCCCGAGGGGGCGCGGGGACACCGGCCGCGGCCGGCGCGCCGGGCTCCGTCGCGACGATCGACGGCGGAGAGGGAACGCTGGGGAGCGTGGTCACCCGTGAAAATCGAAAGCGGCTGGCGCCCTTCCTGGACAGCCTCGCCGGCGTGGTCGGCGAGCGCTACGGCCTCGAGCGGGAAATCCAACGGATGACCGACGACCTGGCCCAGTCCTACGACCAGGTCGATCTCCTTTACCGGTTCGCCCGCGTGATTCGCCCGAACGACAGCTTCGAGGGGAACGCGCGCCGCCTCCTCGAGGAGACGGCGGACATACTCGAGAACCGCCTTCTGGTCCAGTACTTCCCGCGCGAGGACGTTCTCTCCTGGAGCGCCGGCCCCGGTTTGATCCTGCCGGAATGCCTCCTTTGGTTGACCGACAACCCCAACGTCCTCAAGAAGATCTACGCCGACCTCGCCCGGGACGTGAAACCGGGAGACGCCGAGCGGAACGTCCGTTTCCGGAACCTGGTGGATTCCCCTTACGGGCGCGTGGAGTACGTGCTGATCCCGCTCTGGGTGCAAAGCGAGGTAGCGGGGTACGCCGGTCTCTTCCGCACCCTCTCCGAAAGCGAGCTGGAGACCGGGGAGATCCGCCTCCTGGAGGGATTGGTGGCGGAACTCTCCAACACCGCCACGACACGGGAACTGTACATGGAGCTGCGACAGCTCCTCTTCAACGTGGTGCGGAGCCTGGTGAACACCATCGAGGCGAAGGACGAGTACACCCGCGGTCATTCGGAGCGCGTGTTCCGCATCTCCCTTCTGATCGGAAACCGGCTCGGTTTCCCCGCCCCGCGGATCCAGGACCTTTCCTGGGCGGCGCTTCTTCACGACGTGGGGAAGATCGCGATCAACGACAAGGTGCTCCTGAAGCCGGGACGCCTGACCGACGAGGAATACGAGATCGTGAAGACCCACCCCGGCGCGGGGGTCCGCATGCTGGAGCCGATCGCGCAGCTCAGCAACATCCTCCCCGGCATTCGGCACCACCATGAGCGCTACGACGGGAGGGGCTACCCGGACGGGCTCGCCGGCGAGAAGATCCCCCTGGACGGAAGGATCATCGCCGTGGCGGACACCTACGACGCGATCACGACCGCCCGGCCCTATCGCCCGGCGGGATCCCACGAGAAGGCGGTGGATATCATCCGTTCCGTCGCGGGCACTCAGCTGGACCCGGAGATGGTCCGCGTCTTTCTGGAACTGGCCGCCGACGGCGCGGTGGAGTCTCCGGAACCGGGCGGCGCCCAGCCCGTCCCGATCGGAGGAATCCATGAAGGTTAA
- a CDS encoding STAS domain-containing protein, whose product MKVKTRELGAATYLTPDGSLTEENLESIRESVRSAGAGGSANLVIDCRRVPSIDSGGLEFLQDLSTEMRDAGGSLRLANVSPVCKDILALTRLDQVIPVYEDIENAGRSFL is encoded by the coding sequence ATGAAGGTTAAGACGAGGGAACTGGGAGCGGCGACCTATCTCACGCCGGACGGCTCGCTGACGGAGGAGAACCTGGAGAGCATTCGGGAGAGCGTCCGGTCGGCGGGCGCGGGCGGCTCGGCGAACCTGGTGATCGACTGCCGCCGCGTTCCCTCCATCGACAGCGGCGGCCTGGAGTTCCTGCAGGACCTCTCGACGGAGATGCGCGACGCGGGCGGATCGCTCCGCCTCGCCAATGTGAGCCCGGTCTGCAAGGACATCCTCGCCCTCACCCGGCTCGACCAGGTCATCCCCGTGTACGAGGACATCGAAAACGCCGGCAGGAGTTTCTTGTGA
- the tadA gene encoding Flp pilus assembly complex ATPase component TadA gives MTVQPATRRVLLGNLLVEQGLITEEQKEEALAINRRSGRRLGEVLVEKKYVTVEDIARALAERSGLPYFRLRKGLVDPRIVDLVPQEKAKLYEVLPLFKVHNKLTLAIGDPNRIFVLDVIRKMTGCEIQPVVSNREDILKMIDESYGLDEGGSIEEVLPPLDEGELELVSVESDSPVEDIAQMAGESPIINLVNQVILKAVKEKASDIHIEPEHKFFRVRFRIDGVLYEVMRQRHDLLAPVLSRLKLMANLDIAERRLPQDGRIQVCALGRTVDLRLSTLPGVLGEKVVLRVLDKEKGVLSLDQLGFSESTLTAFRALLARPHGLILVTGPTGSGKTTTLYGGLKELNCIEKNIVTIEDPVEYQFEIINQNQVREEIGLSFARILKHTLRQDPDILMVGEIRDAETAQIAVQAALTGHLVLSTMHTNDSASSISRLLEIGIEAYLLAPSLIGVIGQRLVRTICPDCASPYYPTPVEREALGAAEDTKLRLRRGRGCPVCFDSGYRGRLGIYELLVGDNDFQDLLLKNPSLEEIRRYQTRNDLPTLRSEGIRMVLEGKTTLEEVARRVGTD, from the coding sequence GTGACCGTTCAACCCGCCACGCGACGGGTCCTGCTCGGCAACCTGCTCGTCGAGCAGGGTCTGATCACGGAAGAACAGAAAGAAGAAGCGCTCGCCATCAACCGGCGGTCCGGCCGGCGCCTGGGCGAGGTCCTCGTCGAGAAGAAGTACGTCACCGTCGAGGACATCGCCCGTGCGTTGGCGGAGCGCTCCGGGCTCCCTTACTTCCGTCTCCGCAAGGGGCTCGTCGATCCGCGGATCGTCGATCTGGTGCCGCAGGAGAAGGCGAAACTCTACGAAGTCCTCCCCCTCTTCAAGGTCCACAACAAACTCACCCTCGCCATCGGCGACCCGAACCGGATCTTCGTTCTCGACGTGATCCGCAAGATGACGGGCTGCGAGATCCAGCCGGTGGTCAGCAATCGCGAAGACATCCTCAAGATGATCGACGAATCCTACGGGCTCGATGAGGGAGGGTCCATCGAGGAGGTCCTCCCGCCCCTCGATGAGGGAGAGCTGGAACTCGTTTCGGTGGAGAGCGACAGCCCGGTGGAGGACATCGCCCAGATGGCGGGCGAGAGCCCGATCATCAACCTGGTCAACCAGGTCATTCTGAAGGCGGTCAAGGAGAAGGCGAGCGACATCCATATCGAACCGGAGCACAAGTTCTTCCGGGTCCGTTTCCGGATCGACGGCGTGCTTTACGAGGTGATGCGCCAGCGCCACGACCTTCTCGCGCCGGTTCTTTCGCGTCTGAAGCTGATGGCGAATCTGGACATCGCCGAGAGGCGGCTCCCGCAGGACGGCCGTATCCAGGTGTGCGCCCTCGGCCGGACCGTGGACCTCAGGCTCAGCACGCTGCCGGGCGTGCTCGGCGAGAAGGTGGTGCTCCGCGTGCTGGACAAGGAGAAGGGCGTTCTCAGCCTCGACCAGCTGGGGTTCAGCGAGAGCACCCTCACCGCCTTCCGGGCGCTGCTCGCGCGGCCCCACGGGCTGATCCTGGTGACCGGGCCGACGGGGAGCGGGAAGACCACCACCCTCTACGGCGGCCTCAAGGAACTGAACTGCATCGAGAAGAACATCGTGACGATCGAGGATCCGGTGGAGTATCAGTTCGAGATCATCAATCAGAATCAGGTGCGGGAGGAGATCGGCCTCAGTTTCGCGCGGATCCTCAAGCACACGCTCCGGCAGGACCCGGACATCCTGATGGTGGGGGAGATCCGGGACGCCGAGACGGCGCAGATCGCCGTGCAAGCGGCGCTCACCGGGCATCTGGTGCTCTCGACGATGCACACCAACGACTCGGCCAGTTCCATCAGCCGTCTTCTGGAGATCGGGATCGAGGCGTACCTGCTGGCGCCGTCGCTGATCGGCGTGATCGGACAGCGGCTGGTCCGCACCATCTGTCCGGATTGCGCGTCGCCGTACTATCCGACGCCGGTGGAGAGGGAAGCGCTCGGTGCCGCGGAAGACACCAAGCTGCGGCTCCGGCGGGGTCGCGGCTGCCCGGTCTGTTTCGACTCGGGCTACCGCGGCCGTCTCGGGATCTACGAGCTGCTCGTCGGCGACAACGACTTCCAGGATCTGCTCCTCAAGAATCCGTCGCTGGAGGAGATCCGCCGCTACCAAACCCGCAACGACCTCCCCACCCTCCGCTCCGAGGGAATCCGGATGGTGCTCGAAGGAAAGACCACGCTGGAGGAGGTGGCCCGCCGGGTGGGAACGGATTAG